One window of Bdellovibrio sp. GT3 genomic DNA carries:
- a CDS encoding GFA family protein, with amino-acid sequence MMEGFMVRGSCLCGGVKFEIETVTGPFELCHCSRCRKVTGSAFMPAVGVSRKGFKFIQGQDLIKIYDAPVRKEPPGYRSIFCGVCGSPVPDPNDDSPFFEVAAGALDDDPGLKPDKHIYVEVKSPWFQITDDLPQMDEQALLKHRN; translated from the coding sequence ATGATGGAGGGCTTTATGGTGCGAGGCAGTTGCCTATGTGGCGGAGTAAAGTTCGAAATAGAAACCGTGACTGGTCCATTCGAACTTTGCCATTGCAGTCGATGTCGCAAAGTGACCGGATCAGCTTTTATGCCCGCTGTCGGCGTCTCCCGAAAAGGATTTAAGTTCATCCAGGGACAAGATCTGATAAAAATCTACGATGCTCCCGTCAGAAAAGAACCACCAGGATACAGAAGCATTTTCTGCGGAGTTTGCGGCTCCCCTGTGCCGGACCCGAATGATGACTCTCCATTTTTCGAAGTGGCGGCAGGAGCTCTGGATGATGACCCTGGGTTGAAACCAGATAAGCACATATATGTCGAAGTGAAATCACCTTGGTTTCAAATCACTGACGACCTTCCGCAAATGGACGAACAGGCACTATTAAAACACCGAAATTGA
- a CDS encoding TetR/AcrR family transcriptional regulator, with protein sequence MNETKQDTKIQAIEIAKNHLQLRGYNGFSFQDIAAELGIRKASLHYYFASKEDLGLALITDYMQSFQIWSEMHEDREPLEKIKKFIDMYNTFSQDGLKVCPGGVFCIDYNTLPTKLKKSVCQLQEQIQDWLSETIADGIKSKAFKATLKPKETAVLIHATTQGALQIARMQNNPKAMKSISMNLVSLLER encoded by the coding sequence ATGAATGAAACAAAGCAAGACACAAAAATTCAAGCCATTGAAATTGCCAAAAATCACCTGCAATTACGCGGCTATAACGGCTTTAGCTTTCAGGACATCGCGGCCGAGCTCGGGATCCGCAAAGCGAGCCTGCATTACTATTTCGCCTCAAAGGAAGACTTGGGTCTGGCACTGATCACAGACTATATGCAGTCTTTTCAAATTTGGTCTGAAATGCACGAAGATCGTGAGCCTTTGGAGAAAATCAAAAAGTTTATCGACATGTACAACACGTTTTCGCAAGATGGCCTAAAAGTATGCCCGGGTGGAGTGTTTTGCATCGACTACAACACTCTTCCTACGAAATTGAAAAAATCAGTCTGCCAGCTACAAGAACAAATCCAAGACTGGCTTTCAGAAACTATCGCTGACGGAATTAAATCCAAAGCTTTCAAGGCCACCTTGAAGCCCAAAGAAACCGCCGTCCTGATCCACGCCACAACCCAAGGCGCATTGCAAATCGCCCGCATGCAAAACAATCCAAAGGCGATGAAGTCCATCTCGATGAACCTTGTTTCCCTGTTGGAAAGATAG
- a CDS encoding acetyl-CoA C-acetyltransferase, with the protein MKTKQMRPIAILAGSRTPFTKSQTNYVRTSNQEMMTAVMQDLVNKTNIRGVRLGDVSTGAVMKNAADWNMTRESVLSSGLDPHTPGYDVQRACGTGLETAWQIGLKIAAGQIESGIAGGTDTNSDIQGVLPHEFTWKMMDAQKEKTLLGRLGKFAKLSINDIKPKFPVVVEPRTGLSMGQHTELMVKEWHISQEEQDKLALASHQNAAKAWDAGFFKDLVFDFKGLKKDTLVRGDTTLEKLAKLKPAFDKTGTGTLTAGNSTALTDGASAVLLGSEDFAKKHDLPVLAYLTDAEVAAVDYVGGEGLLMAPTYAVARMLERNGLTLQDFDFYEIHEAFAGQVLCTLKAWESEEYCRTKLGLGKALGSIDRSKLNINGGSLALGHPFAATGGRILVSLAKMLSQKGSGRGLISICTAGGMGVTAIVER; encoded by the coding sequence ATGAAAACAAAACAAATGCGACCGATCGCGATCCTTGCCGGTTCCAGAACTCCGTTTACAAAATCTCAGACCAACTATGTCCGTACTTCCAATCAGGAAATGATGACGGCCGTAATGCAGGATTTGGTTAATAAAACCAATATCAGAGGCGTTCGTTTGGGTGATGTTTCCACCGGCGCGGTTATGAAGAATGCCGCCGATTGGAACATGACTCGAGAAAGCGTTTTGAGTTCCGGTCTTGATCCGCACACTCCGGGCTATGATGTGCAAAGAGCTTGCGGTACCGGGCTTGAAACCGCTTGGCAAATCGGATTGAAAATCGCAGCTGGCCAAATTGAAAGTGGTATCGCCGGAGGCACCGACACGAACAGTGATATCCAAGGTGTGTTGCCGCATGAATTCACCTGGAAAATGATGGACGCGCAGAAGGAAAAAACCTTGTTGGGTCGTCTTGGTAAATTCGCCAAGCTTTCTATCAACGATATCAAACCTAAATTCCCAGTGGTGGTCGAGCCTCGCACGGGTCTGTCCATGGGGCAGCATACTGAGCTGATGGTGAAGGAATGGCATATCTCTCAAGAGGAGCAAGATAAACTTGCCTTAGCCAGCCATCAAAATGCCGCGAAAGCCTGGGATGCTGGATTCTTTAAAGACCTTGTCTTTGATTTCAAAGGTCTGAAAAAGGACACCCTAGTCCGTGGGGATACAACACTTGAAAAATTGGCTAAACTTAAACCAGCCTTCGACAAAACTGGCACGGGAACACTGACTGCGGGTAACAGTACTGCATTAACCGATGGAGCATCGGCGGTTTTGTTGGGCAGTGAAGATTTCGCGAAAAAGCATGACTTGCCAGTGTTGGCTTACTTAACAGATGCCGAAGTGGCAGCAGTTGATTATGTCGGTGGCGAGGGGCTGTTGATGGCTCCCACATATGCGGTCGCGCGCATGCTTGAACGCAATGGTCTGACTTTGCAGGATTTTGATTTCTATGAAATCCATGAAGCATTTGCCGGTCAGGTATTGTGCACCTTGAAGGCGTGGGAATCAGAAGAATACTGCCGCACAAAACTGGGACTTGGTAAAGCCTTGGGTTCCATTGATCGCAGTAAATTGAATATCAATGGTGGATCTTTGGCTTTGGGACATCCGTTTGCGGCTACGGGTGGGCGCATTCTTGTTTCCTTGGCAAAAATGCTTTCACAAAAAGGCAGCGGCCGAGGCCTGATCTCCATCTGTACAGCAGGTGGTATGGGCGTCACGGCGATTGTAGAGAGATAG
- the lpdA gene encoding dihydrolipoyl dehydrogenase: MAQAFDVVVIGAGPGGYVAAIRSAQLGFKTAVIEREFLGGVCLNVGCIPSKAMITATHLLHKAQHNFKDMGLMIKGDINVDMKQLVKWKQSVSDKMSSGVGQLLKGYGVTHIKGDAEFKSSKEISVKSSAGTESITAKYFIVATGSRPIEIPGFKFDEKDICSSTGALAFDEIPKRVAVIGGGYIGLEISSYLRKLGTEVTVIEAMPSLLAGVVDPDCANIVVRKLDKAGVKIMYGAKAKSQKKAKDGYEVTVEINGKDEVVKCDKILVTVGRRPNGDQANLKAAGIAVDERGFVKVDAQRRTNVSNIFAIGDICGQPMLAHKASHEGVLVAEVISGANRVYDAKTVPAVVFTDPEIASAGMTEAEAKAKGHTELKIGKFPFGANGRAVSMMETEGFVKMIADAKTHVLLGVHIVGPEASNLISEAVLAIEMGARIEDLALSIHPHPTLGETIMECAEATLGHAIHIIQKPLKK; encoded by the coding sequence ATGGCTCAAGCATTTGACGTAGTAGTAATTGGTGCGGGTCCTGGTGGTTATGTTGCCGCTATCCGCTCTGCTCAACTTGGTTTTAAAACTGCTGTTATCGAACGTGAATTCTTGGGTGGCGTGTGCTTGAACGTGGGTTGTATCCCATCTAAAGCGATGATCACTGCGACTCACCTTTTGCACAAAGCTCAACATAACTTCAAAGACATGGGCTTGATGATCAAAGGCGATATCAACGTTGATATGAAGCAACTTGTGAAGTGGAAACAATCCGTTTCAGACAAAATGTCCAGCGGTGTGGGTCAACTTCTTAAAGGTTACGGCGTAACTCACATTAAGGGCGACGCTGAATTCAAATCTTCCAAAGAAATCTCTGTTAAATCGTCTGCAGGTACTGAGTCTATCACGGCTAAGTACTTCATCGTGGCGACAGGTTCTCGTCCAATCGAAATCCCTGGATTCAAATTCGACGAAAAAGACATCTGCTCTTCAACTGGCGCATTGGCATTCGACGAAATTCCAAAACGCGTCGCAGTTATCGGTGGTGGCTATATCGGTCTGGAGATCTCTTCTTACCTACGTAAACTAGGTACTGAAGTGACTGTGATCGAAGCAATGCCTTCATTGCTTGCTGGTGTAGTTGATCCAGATTGCGCAAACATCGTTGTACGTAAGCTTGATAAAGCTGGCGTAAAAATCATGTACGGTGCAAAAGCTAAATCTCAGAAAAAAGCGAAAGACGGCTACGAAGTTACTGTTGAGATCAACGGTAAAGACGAAGTTGTTAAATGCGATAAGATCCTGGTAACTGTTGGACGTCGTCCAAACGGTGACCAAGCGAACTTGAAAGCTGCGGGTATCGCAGTTGACGAGCGTGGCTTTGTTAAAGTGGATGCTCAACGCAGAACGAACGTTTCAAACATCTTTGCTATCGGTGATATCTGTGGCCAGCCAATGCTTGCTCACAAAGCTTCACACGAAGGCGTATTGGTTGCTGAAGTTATCTCTGGCGCAAACCGCGTTTACGACGCGAAAACAGTTCCAGCAGTTGTCTTCACGGATCCAGAAATCGCATCTGCAGGTATGACTGAAGCTGAAGCAAAAGCGAAAGGTCACACTGAGCTTAAGATCGGTAAATTCCCATTCGGTGCTAACGGCCGCGCGGTCAGCATGATGGAAACTGAAGGCTTCGTTAAAATGATCGCTGATGCGAAAACGCATGTTTTGCTTGGTGTTCACATTGTTGGTCCTGAAGCTTCTAACTTGATCTCTGAAGCAGTTCTTGCGATCGAGATGGGTGCACGCATTGAAGACTTGGCTCTTTCAATCCACCCTCACCCAACATTGGGCGAGACGATCATGGAATGTGCTGAGGCGACTTTGGGTCACGCGATCCACATCATCCAAAAGCCTTTGAAAAAGTAA
- a CDS encoding 2-oxo acid dehydrogenase subunit E2 yields MATDVKLPELGEGVTEGELVKWLVQPGDSVKADQPIAEVLTDKATVEVPSPVAGTVKDLKFKPGQVVKVGSTMIALDAGAAKAAASAPAAAAPKAAAPQASAPAPAAGGKAQDVKLPELGEGVTEGELVKWLVKSGDSVKADQAIAEVLTDKATVEVPTPVAGVVGELKFKAGDVVKVGSTMITLTGAGGAAAAPAAPAPQASAPAAAPAAKAAAPVATSSAATANGIFPPVADSKVLATPATRRLARETGVDINGLSGSGLAGRVTREDVLSAGGGAVASTSSAKAPAAGGMTIPRPAYQGQAGAAEERVALIGIRKRIAENMQRSKQIIPHFTIMDEAKVDALVALRESLKDFAEKNGTKITYLPIVMKAMVATIREFPMFNASIDDAAGEIVYKKYFNIGFAADTPTGLVVPVIKNADQKTILEISKEIIDLSKRARDGKLKPDEMKGACITVTNIGSIGGTYATPVINHPEVAILGMYKIDEKPVIKDGQLKAIKTMNYTMTADHRLIDGALAARFLAAFIGRIENPGKLMVEML; encoded by the coding sequence ATGGCAACTGATGTAAAACTGCCTGAACTTGGCGAAGGCGTCACTGAAGGTGAATTGGTTAAATGGTTGGTTCAACCTGGTGATTCTGTAAAAGCAGATCAACCTATCGCTGAAGTATTGACTGACAAAGCAACTGTAGAGGTTCCATCTCCAGTCGCTGGTACTGTAAAAGATTTGAAATTTAAACCGGGCCAGGTTGTTAAAGTTGGTTCGACGATGATCGCTCTTGATGCTGGTGCAGCTAAAGCGGCGGCTTCTGCTCCGGCAGCAGCGGCTCCAAAAGCAGCAGCTCCTCAAGCATCTGCTCCAGCTCCAGCAGCTGGTGGTAAAGCACAAGATGTAAAACTCCCTGAACTTGGTGAGGGTGTTACAGAAGGCGAACTAGTAAAATGGTTGGTTAAATCTGGTGACTCTGTAAAAGCGGATCAAGCGATCGCTGAAGTTCTAACTGACAAAGCCACTGTTGAAGTTCCGACTCCAGTAGCGGGCGTTGTTGGCGAATTGAAATTCAAAGCAGGCGACGTTGTTAAAGTTGGATCTACAATGATCACGCTTACAGGCGCAGGCGGCGCGGCAGCAGCTCCGGCGGCTCCAGCTCCTCAAGCTTCTGCTCCGGCAGCGGCTCCAGCAGCAAAAGCGGCAGCTCCAGTAGCTACTTCTTCTGCAGCGACAGCAAACGGCATCTTCCCGCCTGTTGCTGACTCAAAAGTTCTTGCGACTCCGGCGACTCGCCGTCTTGCTCGCGAGACTGGTGTTGATATCAACGGTCTTTCTGGTTCTGGTCTTGCGGGTCGTGTTACTCGCGAAGACGTTTTGTCAGCAGGTGGTGGTGCTGTTGCATCCACTTCTTCTGCAAAAGCTCCAGCGGCTGGTGGCATGACTATTCCAAGACCTGCGTACCAAGGCCAAGCCGGTGCTGCTGAAGAGCGCGTAGCTCTTATCGGTATCCGCAAACGTATCGCTGAAAACATGCAGCGTTCAAAACAAATCATCCCTCACTTCACTATCATGGATGAAGCCAAGGTTGATGCTTTGGTTGCGCTTCGTGAGTCTTTGAAAGACTTCGCAGAGAAAAACGGAACTAAGATCACTTATCTTCCAATCGTGATGAAAGCCATGGTTGCGACGATCCGTGAATTCCCAATGTTCAACGCTTCTATCGACGATGCTGCTGGTGAAATCGTTTACAAAAAATATTTCAACATCGGTTTCGCAGCTGACACTCCAACAGGTTTGGTTGTTCCAGTTATCAAAAATGCGGATCAAAAAACGATCTTGGAAATCTCTAAAGAGATCATCGACCTTTCTAAACGTGCCCGTGATGGCAAGTTGAAACCAGATGAAATGAAAGGCGCTTGCATCACTGTGACGAACATCGGTTCTATCGGTGGTACTTACGCGACTCCAGTGATCAACCACCCTGAAGTGGCGATCCTTGGTATGTACAAAATCGACGAAAAACCAGTTATCAAAGATGGCCAATTGAAAGCTATCAAAACGATGAACTACACAATGACTGCCGATCACCGTTTGATCGACGGCGCATTGGCTGCGAGATTCTTGGCTGCCTTCATCGGCCGCATCGAGAACCCAGGTAAACTAATGGTGGAGATGCTATAA
- the sfsA gene encoding DNA/RNA nuclease SfsA, with product MKYSRKLQEGIFLKRYKRFFADIEFQGQTIVAHVPNTGSMKSVNNPGQLCLFSESDNPERKLKFTLEMIKSPGGAWVGVNTATPNTVVKEAVLRVIGKHKDEVGGFAHWASFDEAKPEYKISAETRLDFALKKKDTDKMHFIEVKNVTLGEEGIAKFPDAVTERGQKHLKELMALMEQGHTAELVFTVQRHDCGTFSPADEIDPEYGRLLREASTKGLKISPFVVDLTPTEATLSEVTLPVVL from the coding sequence ATGAAATATTCTCGTAAACTTCAGGAAGGCATCTTCCTAAAACGTTATAAACGCTTCTTCGCCGATATCGAATTCCAAGGGCAAACGATTGTGGCCCATGTACCCAATACGGGCAGCATGAAAAGCGTTAATAACCCGGGCCAGCTTTGCCTGTTTTCAGAGTCCGACAACCCGGAGCGTAAGCTTAAGTTCACCCTCGAAATGATCAAATCACCGGGCGGGGCCTGGGTGGGGGTTAATACGGCGACTCCAAACACTGTCGTTAAAGAAGCTGTCTTAAGAGTCATCGGAAAACATAAAGACGAAGTCGGGGGCTTTGCGCACTGGGCTTCCTTCGATGAGGCGAAGCCAGAGTACAAAATTTCTGCAGAAACCCGTCTGGATTTTGCGTTGAAGAAAAAAGACACCGACAAAATGCATTTCATCGAAGTGAAAAACGTCACGTTGGGTGAAGAGGGCATTGCCAAATTTCCGGATGCAGTGACTGAACGCGGGCAAAAGCATTTGAAAGAATTGATGGCGTTGATGGAGCAAGGCCACACGGCAGAGTTGGTATTCACAGTGCAGCGCCACGACTGCGGTACGTTTTCTCCAGCTGATGAAATCGATCCTGAATATGGCAGGCTGTTGCGGGAAGCATCCACCAAGGGTTTGAAAATTTCCCCGTTCGTCGTGGATTTGACTCCGACAGAAGCGACTCTTTCTGAGGTGACTCTTCCGGTGGTTCTTTAA
- a CDS encoding murein L,D-transpeptidase catalytic domain family protein: MTFKATKNVLALLSVTFLMAACAKGGFESSSTVLADDPDTEQSAGDTAQTIPPAEPEVPDTGTDTGTDTGSNTGSEPTTDAQILAKYSYVDTGKTVNQTMLKNALLYYHKNLKTIKNSDYLSVLDFSLSSTKKRFHIINMKTGEVWSIHVAHGKGSDPDHDGYANSFSNVSGSNASSLGIYKTAETYSGSHGYSLRLDGLSSTNSKARSRAVVIHGADYVSESSVIQGRSWGCPAVTMSYRTKVIDMVKGGSIIYASATK; encoded by the coding sequence ATGACATTCAAAGCAACGAAGAATGTTCTGGCTTTACTATCCGTCACTTTCTTAATGGCAGCCTGTGCAAAAGGCGGTTTTGAAAGCTCTTCTACAGTTTTAGCTGACGATCCAGACACAGAACAATCAGCAGGTGACACTGCTCAAACAATTCCACCTGCGGAACCGGAAGTTCCGGATACGGGAACGGATACGGGAACGGATACGGGTTCCAATACCGGCTCCGAGCCTACGACCGATGCGCAGATTCTTGCGAAGTATTCCTATGTGGATACGGGTAAAACAGTGAATCAAACGATGCTGAAAAATGCGTTGTTGTATTATCATAAAAATTTGAAAACCATTAAAAACTCTGACTACCTTTCAGTTTTGGATTTTAGTTTGTCCTCAACAAAGAAACGTTTCCATATCATCAATATGAAAACAGGCGAGGTTTGGAGTATTCACGTGGCTCATGGTAAAGGTTCCGATCCTGATCATGACGGCTATGCAAACTCGTTTAGCAACGTCTCCGGTTCCAATGCAAGTTCACTGGGTATTTACAAAACAGCTGAGACTTACAGTGGCAGTCACGGGTACTCTTTGCGTCTGGATGGATTGTCTTCCACCAACTCAAAAGCCCGCTCCAGAGCAGTTGTGATCCATGGTGCAGACTATGTATCTGAATCCAGCGTGATTCAGGGTCGTAGTTGGGGTTGCCCGGCGGTGACGATGAGTTATCGTACGAAGGTAATCGACATGGTTAAGGGTGGTTCAATTATTTACGCATCCGCGACCAAGTAG
- a CDS encoding HEPN domain-containing protein translates to MSVSTAKSLILKAQDNIDIAQKNMSDDNQHDIVGYNLAQASELYLKAMMALREIEFPDGDDGHDLDHLMTTLEEEGFAEISSHADVIELTQYNSPSAHIRKDERLDMDEYLGYVNDLKKLVGEQLKLF, encoded by the coding sequence ATGAGCGTTTCAACAGCGAAGTCCTTAATCCTAAAAGCCCAGGATAACATTGATATTGCCCAAAAAAACATGTCCGACGATAACCAACACGATATCGTCGGTTACAACCTGGCTCAAGCCAGCGAACTTTACCTAAAAGCGATGATGGCATTGCGCGAAATTGAATTCCCGGATGGCGATGATGGTCATGACTTGGACCACTTGATGACCACCCTGGAAGAGGAAGGTTTTGCCGAGATCTCTTCCCATGCTGACGTTATTGAATTGACTCAATACAACTCCCCTAGCGCCCATATCCGCAAAGATGAGCGTCTGGATATGGATGAATACCTGGGTTATGTAAATGACCTTAAAAAGCTGGTGGGCGAGCAGCTGAAACTGTTCTAA